Proteins encoded by one window of Fimbriiglobus ruber:
- a CDS encoding recombinase family protein, with protein MSDPLRSPKLRAWHLDRVAVVYVRQSTPQQVLDHKESTARQYALADRAVALGWTRDRVTTIDDDLGKSGQSIEGRPGFQRLLAEVALDHIGLILGLEMSRLARCCKDWHQLLELCGRYRVLLADGDGVYDPTDHSDRLLLSLHGVMNEAELHVLKQRMYQGKLNKARRGELFGTPPIGYVRSPNGSWVLDPDEQVQAAVRLVFDQFDREATMHGLLRYLVHHHVRLPVRLAGGPSKGQLEWHRPSRATLQNLFRNPTYAGAYRYGHRPADARAKQPGRPGTGKRIRRPEECLVLLRDHLPAYITWDRFEANQARLAANRSTVATPGAPRNGPSLLAGLVRCGRCGQRMAVRYDGPRGRAHAYSCSRAAADYGEPLCQGLSSGGAVDALVAGQVLAAVEPAALEARLAAVAGVERQRAERERPWQLRRERAAHEVDRACRQFQACEPENRLVAREWERRWEDALKAQRQLGDEYERWRRTIPAELSPTAATAIRAVAADLPAVGSAPTTTPADRQRVTRLLVARVVVTVDKASERVDVTVYWVGGAVRSHALARPVTRYSQQADYPRLVARLRELCADRWNAAGIAERLNAEGFRPPKRTTRFTGEMVLRLTTHVGLARRPRHGSSTGWKSDEYRPMGLARRLELSRDTVRRWLRAGWRNVRRDEDGHHVIWADAGERDRLRELHRLPRTWANKGRLAELQKPTPRPAR; from the coding sequence ATGAGTGACCCCCTCCGGTCCCCCAAACTGCGCGCCTGGCACCTCGACCGCGTGGCCGTCGTGTACGTCCGCCAGTCGACCCCGCAGCAGGTTCTCGACCACAAGGAGTCGACCGCCCGCCAGTATGCCCTGGCCGACCGCGCGGTTGCCCTCGGGTGGACCCGTGATCGGGTCACCACCATCGACGACGACCTGGGCAAGAGCGGCCAGTCAATCGAAGGCCGGCCCGGATTCCAGCGGTTGCTGGCCGAGGTCGCGCTCGACCACATCGGCCTTATCCTCGGGCTGGAGATGAGCCGCCTGGCCCGCTGTTGCAAGGATTGGCACCAACTGCTCGAGTTGTGCGGTCGCTACCGGGTGCTGCTGGCCGATGGCGACGGGGTGTACGACCCGACCGACCACTCGGATCGTCTCCTACTCAGTCTCCACGGGGTCATGAACGAGGCGGAACTTCACGTCCTGAAGCAACGGATGTACCAGGGCAAGTTGAACAAGGCCCGGCGGGGCGAGTTGTTCGGCACTCCGCCGATCGGGTACGTCCGCTCGCCGAACGGGAGTTGGGTTCTCGACCCGGACGAGCAGGTGCAGGCCGCCGTCCGGCTGGTGTTCGACCAGTTCGACCGCGAAGCCACGATGCACGGGTTGCTCCGATACCTCGTGCATCACCACGTCCGCCTCCCGGTTCGTCTCGCCGGCGGGCCGAGCAAGGGTCAATTGGAGTGGCACCGGCCGAGCCGGGCGACCCTCCAGAACCTGTTCCGGAATCCGACGTATGCCGGGGCGTACCGGTACGGACACCGCCCGGCGGACGCGCGGGCGAAGCAACCGGGGCGACCGGGAACCGGGAAGCGGATCCGCCGCCCGGAGGAGTGCCTGGTCCTGCTCCGCGACCACCTGCCGGCGTACATCACGTGGGACCGGTTCGAGGCGAATCAGGCCCGCCTGGCCGCGAACCGGAGTACAGTCGCGACACCGGGCGCACCGCGGAACGGGCCGTCCCTACTGGCCGGGTTGGTCCGGTGTGGGCGGTGTGGGCAGCGGATGGCGGTTCGGTACGACGGTCCCCGCGGCCGGGCGCACGCGTACTCGTGTTCGCGGGCGGCCGCCGACTACGGCGAGCCGTTGTGCCAGGGATTGTCGAGCGGGGGCGCGGTGGACGCCCTGGTCGCCGGCCAGGTTCTGGCGGCGGTTGAACCGGCCGCCCTGGAGGCCCGTCTGGCCGCGGTGGCCGGGGTCGAACGGCAGCGGGCCGAACGGGAGCGACCGTGGCAGTTGCGGCGGGAGCGGGCGGCCCACGAGGTCGACCGGGCGTGCCGGCAATTCCAGGCGTGCGAGCCGGAGAACCGGCTGGTCGCCCGCGAGTGGGAACGCCGCTGGGAGGACGCGCTGAAAGCCCAGCGGCAACTCGGGGACGAGTACGAGCGGTGGCGGCGAACGATCCCGGCCGAGTTGAGTCCCACCGCCGCGACCGCCATCCGTGCGGTGGCGGCCGACCTCCCGGCGGTCGGGTCGGCCCCGACCACCACCCCGGCCGATCGTCAGCGCGTGACCCGGTTGTTGGTCGCGCGGGTCGTCGTGACGGTCGACAAGGCGAGCGAGCGGGTGGACGTGACCGTCTACTGGGTCGGCGGTGCGGTGCGGTCGCACGCGCTCGCCCGCCCGGTCACGCGGTACAGTCAACAGGCCGATTACCCGCGGTTGGTGGCCCGGTTGCGGGAATTGTGCGCCGACCGGTGGAACGCGGCGGGCATCGCGGAGCGGCTCAACGCCGAGGGATTCCGGCCGCCGAAACGGACGACCCGGTTCACCGGCGAGATGGTCCTTCGATTGACGACCCACGTGGGGTTGGCTCGCCGCCCGCGGCATGGAAGTTCGACCGGATGGAAGTCGGACGAATACCGGCCGATGGGTCTGGCCCGGCGGCTCGAACTCAGCCGGGACACGGTCCGGAGGTGGCTGCGGGCCGGGTGGCGGAACGTGCGGCGGGACGAGGACGGGCATCACGTGATCTGGGCCGACGCCGGCGAACGGGATCGTCTCCGCGAATTGCACCGACTTCCCCGGACGTGGGCCAACAAAGGCCGTCTGGCGGAACTGCAGAAGCCAACCCCGCGGCCGGCGCGGTAA
- a CDS encoding IS1380 family transposase, with product MPCLYWHNDVATEKVALSNYEVSDKAQAINCGGIGLIHALGQRFGLAKTIDQKLHLLKFHVPYHESDHVLTLAYNPLCGGTCLQDLELLRNDETFLNALDARRIPDPTTAGDFCRRFLASDVEALIDAINEVRRRVWAEQPESFFDCATIDLDGTLVGTTGPCKEGMDIAYDGTWGYHPLVVSLAETGEVLSIVNRPGNRPSHEGAAREVNRSLVLCLEAGFRTVLLRGDTDFSQTQYLDGWNAIHKTRFLFGYDAVPTLVRKAEELPDHAWRRLTRPARYHVNTQPRRTPENVKARIVTEREYETLRLDSEDIAEFEYRPTACRQKYRMVVIRKNITKAKGEAALFDDVRYFFYITNEREWSADAIVFSANDRCHQENLHAQLKSGVRALRAPVDTLESNWAYMVMTALGWNVKAWWALSLPEPPGRWRDKYRQEKRWVLGLEFRSFVHAFVGLPCQVLRTGRKLVYRLLSWNPHLRVFFRLVETLNC from the coding sequence ATGCCTTGTCTTTACTGGCATAATGACGTTGCCACCGAAAAAGTGGCGCTGTCCAACTATGAGGTCTCCGACAAAGCCCAGGCCATCAACTGCGGTGGCATCGGCCTCATCCATGCGCTGGGTCAACGATTCGGGCTCGCCAAGACCATCGACCAAAAACTTCATCTGCTCAAATTCCACGTCCCGTATCACGAATCCGATCACGTCCTCACCCTCGCCTACAACCCGCTCTGCGGCGGCACCTGCCTTCAAGACCTCGAACTCCTCCGCAACGACGAGACCTTCCTCAACGCCCTGGACGCGCGACGCATCCCCGACCCCACCACCGCCGGCGACTTCTGCCGCCGCTTCTTGGCGTCCGACGTCGAAGCGCTGATCGACGCGATCAACGAGGTTCGCCGGCGCGTCTGGGCCGAGCAACCCGAGTCGTTCTTCGACTGCGCGACGATCGATCTGGATGGCACCCTCGTCGGGACCACCGGTCCGTGCAAGGAGGGAATGGACATCGCCTACGACGGCACCTGGGGTTATCACCCGTTGGTCGTTTCGCTGGCCGAGACCGGGGAGGTCCTCAGCATCGTGAATCGTCCGGGGAATCGCCCGTCGCACGAGGGCGCGGCCCGGGAAGTCAACCGCTCGCTGGTGTTGTGCCTCGAGGCCGGTTTTCGCACGGTGCTCTTGCGGGGCGACACCGATTTCTCGCAGACCCAGTATCTGGATGGCTGGAACGCCATCCACAAGACGCGGTTCCTTTTCGGCTACGATGCCGTGCCCACTCTGGTGCGGAAAGCCGAGGAACTCCCGGACCACGCGTGGCGGCGGCTGACCCGCCCCGCCCGTTACCACGTGAACACGCAACCGCGGCGGACGCCGGAAAACGTCAAGGCCAGGATCGTGACGGAGCGGGAGTACGAGACGCTCCGTTTGGACTCGGAGGACATCGCCGAGTTCGAGTATCGGCCCACCGCCTGCCGCCAGAAGTACCGGATGGTGGTGATCCGCAAGAACATCACCAAGGCGAAAGGCGAGGCGGCACTGTTCGATGACGTGCGTTACTTCTTTTACATCACGAACGAGCGGGAGTGGTCGGCGGACGCGATTGTGTTCTCGGCCAATGACCGGTGCCACCAGGAGAACCTGCACGCCCAGTTGAAGAGCGGCGTGCGGGCGTTGCGGGCGCCGGTGGACACGCTGGAAAGCAACTGGGCGTACATGGTGATGACGGCACTGGGCTGGAACGTGAAGGCGTGGTGGGCGTTGTCGTTGCCGGAACCGCCGGGCCGCTGGCGAGACAAGTATCGTCAGGAGAAGCGGTGGGTGTTGGGTTTGGAGTTCCGGAGTTTCGTCCACGCATTCGTCGGGCTGCCGTGCCAGGTTCTCCGGACGGGCCGCAAGCTAGTTTATCGTCTGTTGAGTTGGAACCCTCATTTACGGGTCTTCTTCCGACTGGTCGAGACGTTGAACTGCTGA
- a CDS encoding site-specific integrase codes for METKLVAGCRTLDLCKAKSAGLDGTNLTLDAEVTKTRTPRTIPLPDELAARLHSVKGPIWLWEQSLESSKLFRPSTRTHHQAEYDPSTWRWTVQNLFREFNKGRSKKDQVRPHDLRARAITLIAAATQSVDATAEALGVDPQTARHYLDASKAFKGTELMKKMAGILLPPSEL; via the coding sequence ATCGAAACGAAGTTGGTGGCCGGTTGTCGGACCCTCGATCTGTGCAAAGCGAAGTCAGCGGGTTTGGACGGCACGAATTTGACTTTGGATGCCGAGGTGACAAAAACTCGCACCCCAAGAACCATTCCCCTGCCGGACGAACTGGCAGCGCGTCTTCATTCCGTCAAAGGGCCAATCTGGCTTTGGGAGCAATCCTTGGAATCGTCCAAGCTGTTTCGTCCTTCGACTCGCACCCATCACCAAGCAGAATACGACCCGTCGACATGGAGATGGACAGTCCAAAACTTGTTCCGAGAATTCAATAAAGGCAGGTCAAAGAAAGATCAGGTGAGACCACACGATCTGAGAGCCCGAGCGATCACCCTTATCGCGGCCGCAACCCAAAGCGTGGACGCAACGGCGGAAGCCCTTGGTGTTGATCCCCAGACGGCGCGCCATTACTTGGATGCGAGTAAAGCGTTTAAGGGAACAGAACTGATGAAAAAAATGGCCGGCATTTTACTGCCGCCTTCCGAGTTGTGA
- a CDS encoding ISAzo13 family transposase produces MNVIDPCTAGDPDQPGCLWTNLSRAQIAHGLQALGFRVSVVVVAQLLTRHRLGRRKALKTLPLGKHRCQDRQFQIIARYRDEFLTSPDPIVSIDTKHKEFLGLLFRVGRLYTRLARKALDHDFPSAAWGVIYPHGLYDLKRNCGHLNLGLSHDTSRFACDRIAYWWQEQGRFAYPEARRVLLLCDGGGRNASHRYVFKYHLERLADRLGLELRIAHYPPHCSKYNAIEHRLFPHVTRACQGLLLTSLQVAVKAMERTSTRKGLTTTVHVLDGDDPLKEGYPEEYRETMKIRFDEELPAWNYRAVPSKWDS; encoded by the coding sequence CTGAACGTGATCGATCCCTGCACCGCGGGGGATCCCGATCAACCCGGCTGCCTCTGGACCAATCTCTCACGCGCCCAAATCGCCCACGGGCTTCAGGCTCTGGGCTTCCGGGTGAGCGTGGTCGTCGTGGCCCAACTTCTCACGCGTCATCGCCTCGGCCGTCGCAAAGCGCTCAAAACCCTTCCTCTGGGGAAACATCGCTGCCAGGATCGGCAATTCCAGATCATTGCCCGCTACCGCGACGAGTTCCTGACCTCGCCGGATCCCATCGTCAGCATCGACACCAAGCACAAGGAATTCCTGGGGCTTCTGTTCCGCGTCGGCCGGTTGTATACCCGCCTCGCCCGAAAAGCCCTGGACCACGATTTCCCCAGCGCCGCCTGGGGCGTCATCTATCCACACGGCCTGTACGACCTGAAGCGCAACTGCGGGCACCTGAACTTGGGCCTCAGCCACGACACCAGTCGATTCGCGTGCGACCGCATCGCGTACTGGTGGCAGGAGCAGGGCCGGTTCGCGTACCCCGAGGCCCGCCGCGTGCTGCTCTTATGCGACGGCGGCGGCCGTAATGCCAGCCATCGGTATGTCTTCAAGTATCACCTGGAACGCTTGGCCGATCGCCTGGGGTTGGAACTTCGCATCGCCCATTACCCGCCCCATTGTTCCAAGTACAACGCCATCGAGCATCGCCTCTTTCCACACGTGACCCGTGCCTGCCAGGGTTTGCTATTAACCTCTCTGCAAGTCGCGGTGAAGGCGATGGAGAGGACGAGCACGCGAAAAGGCTTGACGACGACGGTTCACGTTTTGGATGGCGACGATCCCCTCAAGGAGGGCTACCCCGAAGAATACCGCGAAACGATGAAAATTCGGTTCGACGAAGAACTCCCGGCCTGGAACTACCGTGCCGTTCCCTCGAAATGGGACAGTTAA
- a CDS encoding alpha/beta hydrolase gives MHRFTLAMVACLLAIPLSFAAEPTMVLDLWPGVAPGEKGDVGPEEDVPAKPGQRPVRRIGKISKPLLSVFKPAKDKDTGAAIVIAPGGGYSILAWDLEGEEVAAWLNSIGVTGIVLKYRVPRRASQPKDAPPIGALQDAQRALSLVRSKADSLGIDPKRVGMLGFSAGGHLTAWTATNPDKRAYDPVDEADKQSCRPDFVVLVYPAYLTDKKKPDQLAEEIRVSKDTPPCFFAHAYDDGVSPENSVRMFLELKKLKVPAELHVYSTGGHGFGLRKEGKPCATWPDRCAEWLATQGITTKK, from the coding sequence ATGCATCGCTTCACTCTGGCAATGGTCGCGTGCTTACTCGCGATACCCCTTTCGTTCGCGGCCGAACCGACGATGGTCCTGGACCTGTGGCCGGGCGTCGCGCCCGGTGAGAAGGGGGACGTCGGTCCGGAAGAGGACGTGCCGGCGAAGCCCGGCCAGCGGCCCGTCCGCCGGATCGGGAAGATCTCCAAGCCCTTGCTGAGCGTATTCAAACCGGCGAAGGACAAGGACACGGGGGCGGCGATCGTGATCGCCCCCGGCGGCGGGTACTCGATTCTCGCGTGGGATCTGGAGGGAGAAGAGGTCGCCGCCTGGCTCAACAGCATCGGCGTAACCGGGATCGTCCTCAAGTACCGTGTGCCGCGCCGGGCGAGCCAGCCGAAAGATGCCCCGCCGATCGGTGCCCTGCAAGACGCGCAACGGGCTTTGAGCCTTGTCCGCTCCAAAGCGGACTCGCTGGGCATCGACCCGAAGCGGGTCGGCATGCTCGGCTTCTCGGCCGGTGGTCACCTGACGGCGTGGACCGCGACCAACCCGGACAAGCGGGCTTACGATCCGGTGGACGAAGCGGACAAACAAAGCTGTCGGCCCGATTTCGTCGTCCTGGTCTACCCCGCGTACTTGACCGACAAGAAGAAGCCCGACCAACTGGCGGAAGAAATCCGGGTCTCGAAGGACACGCCACCCTGTTTCTTCGCCCATGCTTACGACGATGGCGTGTCGCCCGAGAACAGCGTCCGGATGTTCCTGGAGTTGAAGAAGCTCAAGGTGCCGGCGGAGCTGCACGTTTACAGCACCGGCGGCCACGGTTTCGGCCTGCGGAAAGAGGGCAAGCCGTGCGCGACGTGGCCCGACCGCTGTGCCGAATGGCTTGCCACGCAGGGCATTACGACGAAGAAATGA
- a CDS encoding nucleotidyltransferase family protein, whose protein sequence is MDAIILAAGKGTRLRPYTNGVPKPLLPVHGRPILDWILGALPVVDRVVVVVNYLGEQIEQYLAAQTHVEKWATVRQNEPRGTGDAFMACKGAITSDRVMVLNGDDLIGRADLARLASVPMGILTHTVDEPESYGIVFPKPDGTLDRLVEKPKGLAAPQLANIGGYLFPRSAFDLTLPLSPRGEYEITDAVSQLAARNPFQVVRADYWLPIGTVEAWCWSQLADLSAVV, encoded by the coding sequence ATGGACGCGATCATTTTGGCCGCCGGCAAAGGCACGCGGCTCCGCCCGTACACGAACGGCGTCCCCAAACCACTCCTGCCAGTTCACGGCCGGCCGATTCTCGACTGGATTCTCGGGGCTCTGCCAGTGGTTGATCGCGTGGTCGTCGTTGTGAACTACCTGGGCGAGCAGATCGAGCAATACCTGGCCGCGCAGACGCACGTCGAGAAGTGGGCGACCGTGCGGCAGAACGAGCCGCGCGGCACGGGCGACGCCTTCATGGCCTGCAAGGGAGCCATCACGTCCGACCGGGTGATGGTGCTGAACGGCGACGACCTGATCGGCCGGGCCGACCTGGCGCGACTCGCCAGCGTGCCGATGGGAATCCTGACGCACACCGTCGACGAACCCGAGAGTTACGGGATCGTCTTCCCGAAACCCGATGGTACACTCGATCGTCTCGTGGAAAAACCCAAGGGACTTGCCGCCCCGCAACTGGCGAACATCGGCGGCTACCTGTTCCCGCGGTCGGCGTTCGACCTGACACTCCCTCTGTCACCGCGGGGTGAGTACGAAATCACCGACGCAGTCAGTCAACTCGCCGCGCGGAACCCGTTCCAGGTCGTCCGCGCGGATTACTGGCTACCCATCGGTACGGTCGAAGCGTGGTGCTGGTCGCAGCTGGCCGACCTCTCCGCCGTGGTGTAA
- the ppk1 gene encoding polyphosphate kinase 1, whose translation MTPTLSPPQNLDDPGLYINRELSWLEFNRRVLEEAQDSRVPLLERLKFLAIFSSNLDEFFMVRVGGLQQKVQAGITRSSGADRMAPQEQLDRISVTVAELVAEQYRCMRAEILPALTEKGIVIRGLKDLTPDERKHLRELFSRQFFPVLTPLAIDPGHPFPHLVNKSLNVAVLLRRPGDPDPLFAVVQVPGVLPRLVQLPDGGTGGTGVAFTPLETVIRLHLTDLFPGMELFETVCFRVTRDSEFELDEEVDDLLRAIEENVKQRRRGQAVRLEIEADGPPEVEQLLTAALDLSPQDVTRVPGLLDLTGLFQVHALPGFAELRDVAFAPVPVKEFATAVTPWAAVRAKDILVHHPYEPFKHVVDFIDAAADDDRVLAIKQTLYRTSSDSPVVKALQRAADRGKQVTAVIELKARLDEERNILWAKELEKSGVHVVFGFIGLKTHCKVALVVRRDEDGIRRYVHLATGNYNPQTARVYTDLGFFTANPSFADDVTLLFNYLTGYAELPQWRKLIVAPSRMQPFMIERIEREAANQRAGKKARLFAKLNGLLEPAVIQALYRASQAGVRIEIVCRGVCALRPGVPGVSDNIRVVSIVDRFLEHSRIFYFENAGDPEVFIGSADWMDRNLSRRVEVVFPVEQADLKARLIDEIIATSLADTAKTRELQADGSYRRLRPPEGQAPMRSQQRFLDLATESERRQATALIQGPPPTGSAPRPAPKVAKRRPRKPGGADLQR comes from the coding sequence ATGACCCCGACGCTTTCTCCCCCGCAGAACCTCGACGACCCGGGGCTTTACATCAACCGGGAATTGAGTTGGCTGGAGTTCAACCGCCGGGTACTCGAAGAAGCCCAGGATTCGCGGGTTCCACTGCTCGAGCGGCTGAAATTCCTGGCCATTTTTAGCTCAAACCTGGACGAGTTCTTCATGGTCCGGGTCGGGGGGTTGCAGCAGAAAGTCCAGGCGGGGATTACGCGATCGTCCGGGGCGGACCGGATGGCGCCACAGGAGCAACTTGATCGGATCAGTGTGACCGTCGCCGAACTCGTGGCCGAACAGTATCGGTGCATGCGGGCCGAGATCCTGCCCGCCCTCACCGAAAAAGGGATCGTCATCCGCGGGCTCAAGGATCTCACCCCGGACGAGCGGAAACACCTCCGCGAATTGTTCAGCCGCCAGTTCTTCCCGGTGTTGACCCCACTTGCCATCGACCCCGGCCACCCGTTCCCGCACCTGGTCAACAAGTCGCTGAACGTGGCCGTTCTACTCCGTCGGCCGGGCGACCCGGACCCACTCTTCGCGGTCGTTCAGGTGCCGGGCGTGCTGCCGCGACTCGTTCAACTTCCGGACGGCGGCACGGGCGGAACCGGCGTTGCGTTTACGCCACTGGAAACCGTCATACGACTGCACCTGACCGATCTGTTCCCGGGCATGGAGTTGTTCGAAACGGTCTGCTTCCGGGTGACGCGGGACAGCGAGTTCGAACTGGACGAAGAAGTTGACGACCTGCTCCGGGCGATCGAGGAGAACGTCAAGCAGCGCCGCCGCGGGCAGGCGGTTCGGTTGGAGATCGAAGCCGACGGGCCGCCCGAAGTCGAGCAATTGCTCACGGCGGCCCTCGACCTGAGTCCGCAGGACGTGACCCGCGTTCCGGGGTTGCTTGACCTGACCGGGCTCTTCCAGGTTCACGCGCTGCCGGGATTCGCCGAGTTGCGGGACGTTGCGTTCGCCCCGGTCCCGGTCAAGGAGTTCGCTACGGCGGTGACGCCGTGGGCGGCGGTCCGCGCGAAAGACATCCTCGTCCACCACCCCTACGAGCCGTTCAAGCACGTGGTCGATTTCATCGACGCCGCGGCCGACGACGACCGGGTTTTGGCGATTAAACAGACGCTTTACCGGACGTCGAGCGACAGCCCGGTGGTGAAGGCGCTCCAGCGGGCGGCCGACCGCGGCAAGCAGGTCACGGCCGTCATTGAACTCAAGGCCCGGTTGGACGAGGAGCGGAACATCCTCTGGGCCAAGGAACTGGAGAAGTCCGGTGTCCACGTCGTCTTCGGGTTCATCGGGCTGAAGACGCACTGCAAGGTGGCTCTGGTCGTCCGCCGGGACGAGGACGGCATTCGCCGGTACGTCCACCTCGCGACCGGGAACTACAACCCGCAAACCGCCCGCGTTTACACCGACCTCGGCTTCTTCACCGCGAACCCGAGCTTCGCGGACGACGTGACACTGCTGTTCAACTACCTGACTGGGTACGCCGAGTTGCCGCAGTGGCGGAAACTGATCGTCGCCCCGTCGCGGATGCAGCCGTTCATGATCGAGCGGATCGAGCGCGAAGCGGCGAACCAACGGGCCGGCAAGAAAGCCCGGCTGTTCGCCAAGCTCAACGGGTTGCTCGAACCCGCCGTCATCCAGGCGCTCTACCGCGCGAGCCAGGCCGGGGTGCGGATCGAAATCGTCTGCCGCGGGGTCTGCGCACTGCGGCCCGGCGTCCCCGGGGTGAGCGACAACATCCGGGTCGTGTCGATCGTCGACCGGTTCCTGGAACACAGCCGGATTTTTTACTTCGAGAACGCCGGCGACCCCGAGGTGTTCATCGGGTCGGCGGACTGGATGGACCGGAACCTGAGCCGGCGGGTCGAGGTCGTGTTCCCGGTCGAGCAGGCGGACCTGAAGGCCCGGCTGATCGACGAGATCATCGCGACCAGCCTGGCGGACACGGCCAAGACCCGCGAACTCCAGGCGGACGGGAGCTACCGGCGCCTTCGTCCGCCCGAGGGGCAGGCGCCCATGCGGAGCCAGCAACGCTTCCTGGATCTGGCGACCGAGTCCGAGCGGCGGCAGGCGACCGCGCTCATCCAGGGACCGCCGCCGACCGGCTCGGCCCCGCGGCCCGCGCCGAAGGTCGCCAAGCGGCGGCCGCGGAAGCCGGGCGGGGCGGACCTGCAGCGCTAA
- a CDS encoding ISAs1 family transposase — MTTPLAPKTTPLATVFTDVPDPRQQTKNTKHQLTDILVIATCAVLAGAQTWEAIALYGRTKETFFRTFLALPNGIPSHDTFYNVFRALDPDAFATRFGAWMAAACRATGLIPIAIDGKSVRGTKKATATGCLHTVSAWATANRVTLGQVSVPDGSNEIAVMPELLRVLELKGALVTIDAAGCQVENARIIRDREGDYLLTVKGNQPTLLAAVEDVFASACATDFAGVKYDQHATSEKGHGRHDERYVTVIYDPKGIPDVWQGVKAVVQVNRERTVDGKTTHTTHYYLSSYAGAAAMMAGVIRGHWGIENPQPDDWRSNNLCEVGGTGYDRTRGPSGAGRVVRPAPRPRRHPMSDNDPVLGPPVASPSGGDLGATPARAPAATPATPRRPTRPANSDRCAPTTGGAS, encoded by the coding sequence ATGACGACGCCCCTGGCCCCGAAGACGACGCCCCTGGCGACCGTGTTCACCGATGTTCCGGATCCCCGCCAACAAACGAAGAACACGAAGCACCAATTGACCGACATCCTGGTGATTGCCACGTGTGCCGTCTTGGCTGGTGCCCAGACGTGGGAAGCCATCGCCTTGTACGGACGGACCAAGGAGACGTTCTTCCGCACATTCCTCGCCCTCCCGAACGGAATCCCGAGTCACGACACGTTTTATAACGTGTTCCGGGCTCTCGATCCGGATGCCTTCGCGACCCGGTTCGGGGCCTGGATGGCGGCCGCGTGTCGGGCCACGGGGTTGATCCCGATCGCGATCGACGGGAAGTCCGTCCGCGGGACGAAAAAGGCGACGGCGACCGGGTGTCTGCACACGGTGAGCGCGTGGGCGACGGCCAACCGGGTGACCCTCGGCCAGGTGTCCGTGCCCGACGGGTCGAACGAGATCGCCGTCATGCCCGAACTGCTCCGGGTGCTGGAATTGAAGGGTGCCCTGGTGACGATCGACGCGGCCGGGTGCCAGGTCGAGAATGCCCGCATCATTCGTGACCGCGAGGGTGACTATCTGCTGACGGTGAAGGGCAACCAACCGACTCTCCTGGCGGCCGTCGAGGACGTGTTCGCGTCGGCCTGCGCGACCGACTTCGCGGGCGTCAAGTACGACCAGCACGCCACGAGTGAGAAGGGGCACGGGCGGCACGACGAGCGGTATGTGACGGTGATTTATGACCCGAAAGGAATCCCCGACGTGTGGCAGGGTGTGAAGGCCGTAGTCCAGGTGAATCGGGAGCGGACGGTCGACGGGAAAACGACTCACACGACCCATTACTACTTAAGCAGTTACGCCGGTGCGGCGGCGATGATGGCCGGTGTGATCCGCGGGCATTGGGGGATCGAGAACCCCCAGCCAGACGACTGGCGAAGCAACAACTTGTGCGAGGTCGGGGGGACCGGTTACGATCGCACTCGAGGCCCTTCTGGCGCTGGCCGCGTGGTGCGACCAGCGCCCCGGCCACGGAGGCACCCCATGTCCGACAACGACCCCGTCCTCGGTCCCCCCGTCGCTAGCCCCTCCGGCGGCGATCTGGGCGCAACTCCCGCCCGAGCGCCGGCGGCAACTCCAGCGACTCCTCGCCGACCTACTCGCCCGGCCAATTCTGACCGATGTGCCCCCACTACGGGAGGCGCGTCATGA